A region from the Lolium perenne isolate Kyuss_39 chromosome 4, Kyuss_2.0, whole genome shotgun sequence genome encodes:
- the LOC127293589 gene encoding TATA-box-binding protein 2: MAEPTLEGSEPVDLLKHPSGIIPTLQNIVSTVNLDCKLDLKAIALQARNAEYNPKRFAAVIMRIREPKTTALIFASGKMVCTGAKSEQQSKLAARKYARIIQKLGFPAKFKDFKIQNIVASCDVKFPIRLEGLAYSHGAFSSYEPELFPGLIYRMKQPKIVLLIFVSGKIVLTGAKVRDETYTAFENIYPVLTEFRKVQQ, translated from the exons ATGGCGGAGCCGACGCTGGAGGGGAGCGAGCCGGTGGATCTGCTGAAACACCCCTCCGGTATCATCCCCACGCTACA GAATATCGTGTCGACGGTCAATTTGGATTGCAAATTAGACCTCAAAGCTATAGCTTTGCAAGCGCGCAATGCAGAGTACAATCCAAAG CGTTTTGCTGCAGTTATCATGAGAATAAGAGAACCAAAAACTACAGCACTGATATTCGCGTCGGGTAAAATG GTTTGTACGGGAGCAAAGAGTGAGCAACAATCCAAGCTCGCAGCAAGAAAG TATGCTCGTATAATTCAGAAACTTGGTTTTCCAGCTAAATTTAAG GACTTTAAGATTCAGAATATCGTTGCCTCTTGTGATGTCAAATTTCCAATTAGACTGGAGGGCCTTGCATATTCTCATGGTGCTTTCTCAAGT TATGAGCCTGAACTTTTTCCTGGCCTGATCTATCGAATGAAGCAACCTAAGATTGTTCTTCTGATTTTTGTTTCTGGCAAGATTGTCTTGACTGGAGCAAAG GTGAGAGATGAGACATACACTGCCTTTGAAAACATATATCCTGTACTCACAGAGTTCAGAAAAGTTCAGCAATG